The DNA window TCGAACCAGTGACCCTCGCCTTGTAAGGGCGATGCTCTCCCAGCTGAGCTAACCACCCACTTCGAGGCTTTACTGTTCTTCAAGCCTTAAGCAGTCACTTGTACGCTTTAGCGCTTGTTGATTCAACGTTGCTGTCTCAACCAAGTGAGATGCGCATTTTAAGCATTTCTTCGGCGGTGTCAAACGTTTTCCCGAAAAAATTTGAAGTTTTTCAAAACACCGTGCAAGCCGAGCATTTATTGACCAAAAACAGCGACTTGAACCCAAATGGCGCTATTCTTTAGTTCGCTGCCCTAGTGTAAGCACTCAGTGCTCAAAAAATCCACCAGCCCCCAGAAGACTCTGCTTCCTTACGACGTTCGCGCTCTTGCTCCAAGAGTGCATACTGTTGCTCAAGCTCTTGCAACCGTCGGTCGCTCTCAAGCGGCTCAGTAGGACCGCCGCCTAACGGCCAATACCATGAAGCCGACTCGTACTTACCCTGCTCTTTCAGCCGTTCGATCTCCAGCTCTCTCTCTTCCTCAAGAGCCGCCTTCCGCTTTTCATAATCGTCCTCTTGGTTTTCCTCAACGATAGAAGCAGCGGCGTGATTCGGAGCCAACAGATCACTGTTCAAAAACAACGTGGAAACAATCTCACCGGGCTTCATGGCATAGCTTCGTGTCACCCACTGCAAATCACCGGAAGCCAGCGGCTCATCGGGATCTAATTCAGGGTGCAACTCTTCCGGCTCAGTAAGCTCATTATAGCGTAGGTAGTAGATCTTTCCTGGCTCAACGTTCAACGTGGCATCGGCAATCAAGCTAAGGCTGAACGAGCCCAGCCCCTCAAGTCCCAATAAAGGACGACGCATAGCGATATGCCGCTCACCGGGCGCCACTTCAAGCCATGTGAAACTGTTGTTGCGGATATTGAAATAATGATGATCGTCGATGTAGACGCTGGGCGCTTCGATTTCATCACCCGCCCATTCAGAATTGGTCCGATAGAAGTAAAGCAGCGCGTTATTCTGGCTCCACTCATCGGTATCAATGTGCACAAAGTTGTGCCCCGACACCGGGTGCAGAAAGCCGCCCACACTTTTTCCGATAGATTGGTACACCGTACAACCGGATAGCGCCACCACACAGTAAAGGATGGCGGCGCTCTTAAGGAAAGGCACTCGGATTCTCATTGTTTTACACTCTTCATCCCTTCTCGAGTTGCCTGATCATATCAACTGCCACTCGAGAGAAATGAGAGCTACCGCAAGGGATGAATACAAACTGTTACATTCATCCTCGCACAACTTCTGTTTAAATCACTGACCGTCAGCTCTGGACCGAATCTGATTCACCTCTTCCGACAAACGAACCAACCGGGACGTTAGCTGCGCCCTTGAGGCATCGATAGACGCAACCGCTTGCTTCACCTCCGATACCTGAGCCTTCAACGCTCGAACATCCCGACCATCGGCTTGCGACCCCACCTTCTTTTCCAGTGTCGCAATACGAGCCTCTAAACCATCAATGCCCAGTTTTTGCTCTTGTTCAAAACGCTTAATACGACGGTCAACCAGAGGTTCAACTCCCTCGATTTTTTGCTCGACACCAGCAACTTGTTTTTCAATGGTCTTATCCGCCTGTTCAAGCGCCGCAACAGCTCCCTTCAGACGCTCCGACACCTGAGCCACATCTCCAGCCAGCCCGGTGCGAATTTTTTCCAACTGTGCCTCAAGGTCCGAAACGGCTTTCCCCGCACCAATCAGCTGCTTCTCGAGGCTGGCGATATTTTCTTGTTGCTCGTTCAACCGCTGCTTATTCTTCTCATTAGCGATCACCCAAAGCTTGCGTATCTCGCTATCGGCCGAGTCCAGGCGCTTTTCATTGCCGGCAATCTGTTGCTCTAACCGCGCCCCTCGCTCCTGAAACGACTCCCCGGTTTCGGACAACTCGCCCTCAAAGCGGGCCAGCGCGAGATTACTTTGCCTAGCCCAATAGTCTGCGTCCTGAAGCTGGCCTTCGAGAGCCTGAATACGTTGCTCTTGCAGGTACCAACCCGCCCCAGTCGCTGCGGCAACAATCACTAGCAACACCCCGATCAACGCGACACCACCGCCCGCACTTCCCGTATCTTTGTCCGGCTTTGGCGATTTCGGCGCTGTGACAGGCTTATCCTGTTTTGTTCTGGGCTTAATAGGCTCTCTTGGCTCGGCTCCACCAAAAGAATCGTCAGCTCGCAGCTCGTCTTCATCGGGACGAATGGGTTCCATTACAACTCCTGAATACAGAGGGTTTAATAAAGAAGACTAGATAATACGCTCGCCAATCAAATCGTTAAAATGAATAACCATACAGGTGCCTTATATGTCAGCCCCTCTATCTTGCATGGCGGGGGGGCAATCCATACAATGGCCGGCTTTCCAATTGTCACAGGACTGTTGTTTATGCAGCCGCTTGTAGGTCTCATCATGGGGTCGAAATCTGACTGGCCCACCATGGAACACGCCGCCAACATGCTCGACAAGCTTGGCGTGCCCTACGAAACACGAGTCGTCTCAGCCCACCGTACGCCCGATCTTCTGTTTGACTACGCGAAAACGGCTTCAGATCGTGGTTTAAAGGCTATTATTGCAGGCGCAGGCGGTGCTGCGCATCTTCCAGGCATGGTTGCATCACAAACTTCCCTGCCCGTCTTGGGCGTTCCGGTTCAGTCCAAAGCACTGAATGGCCTGGACTCATTGCTTTCGATCGTACAGATGCCCGGAGGCATCGCGGTTGGCACACTCGCCATCGGTAAAGCTGGCGCTACTAACGCCGGCTTATTGGCTGCCCAGATTATCGGCACCTTCGATGACAAGGTGCGCAAAGCGGTCGACGAATTCAGAGCAACTCAAACACAGACCGTGCTGGACAATCCTGATCCCAGCGATCAGTAATGCCCACTTCAAAACCTTAAGAGGCAGGAGCGTTCGAATGAAAATCGGTGTACTAGGAGCTGGCCAACTAGGCCGCATGCTCGCGCTTGCCGGATACCCACTAGCCAAAGACTTTGTCTTTTACGACATGTCGGGAAGCCCCAGCGCAGGCCTTGGCGAGACCATCGTAGACCGTAACGGCGAACAACTAGACAACTTTCTATCAAAAGTTGACCGTGTCACCTACGAATTCGAACACTTGCCAGTGGATGTTGCCGAAAAACTGGCCCAGCAAAAACCGGTACACCCCTGCCCCCGTGCATTGAAGGTATGCCAGAATCGCGAGGCAGAAAAAACCTTGTTCGGCCAACTTGGCATCCCAACGCCCGAATGGAAAACAGCCGACAGCGCGGAATCATTGAAAGCCGCAGCCGAAGCCCTCGGTTGCCCGGTAGTTGCTAAGTCGATTACCGAAGGTTACGACGGCAAAGGCCAAGCGGTACTGAAACGCCCGGAAGAAGCCGGAGCCGCCTGGGCATCCATCGGCCACCCACGGGTTATTGTCGAGAAGTTCGTCAACTTCAGCCGAGAAGTGTCACTGATTGCTGTGCGTTCGGAAGATGGTGATGTCGCCTTCTACCCGATCGCAGAAAACACCCATCACGAAGGCATTCTGCGCTACTCCGTCGCGCCTGCACCCGCGTTACCCGCCCACGTTCAGCAAGACGCCGAGCGCCACATCAAAGCACTACTCAACGAATTAGAGTACGTTGGCGTGCTCACTCTGGAGCTGTTCGAAACCAAGAACGGCCTGGTCGCTAATGAAATGGCGCCCCGAGTGCACAACTCCGGCCATTGGACCATTGAAGGTGCCATGACAAGCCAGTTCGAAAACCATATTCGAGCGGTCAGCGGCCACGCACTGGGTAATGTCGAAGCTCGAGGGGTAAGCTGCATGATCAACATCATCGGCGAACACGGCGATATCGAACGCATTCTTGAGCTACCCTACGCTCACCTCCACCTCTACAACAAAGGCGAGCGAGCCGGCCGTAAGCTGGGGCACATCAACATTCTGGCGGACAGCTACGAAGAACTGGTCTGGCGCGTAAAAAACTGCGCCCAGTTCCTACCAGGCAGTCCCGATTTTACGTGCAGTCTCACAGCCTAGGGTTGAATTAAAACAGTTCGCCCCTATATTGCTGATACGCACACTCATAAACAAAGAGAGAAAGGG is part of the Marinobacter sp. JH2 genome and encodes:
- a CDS encoding DUF2846 domain-containing protein, translating into MRIRVPFLKSAAILYCVVALSGCTVYQSIGKSVGGFLHPVSGHNFVHIDTDEWSQNNALLYFYRTNSEWAGDEIEAPSVYIDDHHYFNIRNNSFTWLEVAPGERHIAMRRPLLGLEGLGSFSLSLIADATLNVEPGKIYYLRYNELTEPEELHPELDPDEPLASGDLQWVTRSYAMKPGEIVSTLFLNSDLLAPNHAAASIVEENQEDDYEKRKAALEEERELEIERLKEQGKYESASWYWPLGGGPTEPLESDRRLQELEQQYALLEQERERRKEAESSGGWWIF
- the purE gene encoding 5-(carboxyamino)imidazole ribonucleotide mutase, which translates into the protein MQPLVGLIMGSKSDWPTMEHAANMLDKLGVPYETRVVSAHRTPDLLFDYAKTASDRGLKAIIAGAGGAAHLPGMVASQTSLPVLGVPVQSKALNGLDSLLSIVQMPGGIAVGTLAIGKAGATNAGLLAAQIIGTFDDKVRKAVDEFRATQTQTVLDNPDPSDQ
- a CDS encoding 5-(carboxyamino)imidazole ribonucleotide synthase; its protein translation is MKIGVLGAGQLGRMLALAGYPLAKDFVFYDMSGSPSAGLGETIVDRNGEQLDNFLSKVDRVTYEFEHLPVDVAEKLAQQKPVHPCPRALKVCQNREAEKTLFGQLGIPTPEWKTADSAESLKAAAEALGCPVVAKSITEGYDGKGQAVLKRPEEAGAAWASIGHPRVIVEKFVNFSREVSLIAVRSEDGDVAFYPIAENTHHEGILRYSVAPAPALPAHVQQDAERHIKALLNELEYVGVLTLELFETKNGLVANEMAPRVHNSGHWTIEGAMTSQFENHIRAVSGHALGNVEARGVSCMINIIGEHGDIERILELPYAHLHLYNKGERAGRKLGHINILADSYEELVWRVKNCAQFLPGSPDFTCSLTA